The Scleropages formosus chromosome 3, fSclFor1.1, whole genome shotgun sequence genome contains the following window.
GGGCACTTTAGTAGCTTCCAGTTCCTCGTTCCTGGCCATGAGCTTAGTCCCACTTagttctctctttctctcgtcTTTTTGGTCGGTTTCTCATGATCCCCTCCTCCACGACGCAGTACCCCTCTCTTCGCCCGCTGTGTCCACGTTGCAGGGGTCAGAAAGGGGTTGAGGACGGCAGGATCTGGTCATTAACTGCATTTGCAGGTCTTCACTACCATATTGGACAACTGCTCCACCTGGTATGAGATGACAACCACGTCAAGGTACGTAACATCACGTACTGTCACATGTTCACTCAGAATTAACACTTGGGTTATGGCAGGGTCCTGGGGGATTGGAGCCTGATCCCAGAATCAAAGGGAGCTTGGTTATGCAGGTTACACCTCAGATaggatggcagtccatcgcagggtagccccacacacaccaaaggcaatttagagtcaacaattcacctgaaacacatgtctttggcctgtgggaggaaacccagtcGAGAGAATGTGCAAATTCCAAACAAAATCAATGGGGATCAGACTTAGGCCTGATCACACAGCCCACCTGCGCTATCCGCTGCTCTACTCTACCTCTGTGCCTGTGTTCATTTGTTCGTTTGTTTGCTCTAAATGCGTGTCCgggtcagggtcacggtggttcGGACTGTAGCCCAGAAGTACGGGGCACAAGGTAAGGTagacagactctggaccagaCACCAGCGGGAAACTCTGAACCTCAGTATTAATTACTTTAAGTTGTCGGTAGAGCTGTAGGGCATTTGTCTTTGTGGTCTTGAGCCATTCCAGTGTTGCTTTGGCCTTCTGCTTCGAATAACTCTCTGCTGAAAGTGAATTTTCTGCCAATCATCAGTTTTTAGCATCGATTCTTCCTTCTATTTTAACAAGATGCCCAGTCCATGCTTATGAAAAATAGCTCCAcggcatgatgctgccaccaccacacctcaCTGTAGGGATTCTCTTTCTTGAAAAATGGCCAGTGTTCATTGAATCGAGAGCAACCAAGGTGAATGAGCTGCTCTGGCCCGGTTAAAATCATAATGCTAGTGTTAGTGATTTTAATGTCACTCCCACTGAGAATCTGAGACAATAATCACACATTTCAATCCACAAGGGTCATTGAATAAATCTGAAGAAAGTGGAGCAAATCTCCCTgcaaaaaagggtaaaaatgaCTCCAAAACGTGATACTAGCCTGgtacatatttcactttttcatttttctttaaaatattttaaaactatataatttgattttaatgttttgaaacaaaatatgaTAGAGAAGAAAACCAAACGTCAAGTGTCACACTGATACAAATGTGGCATGAAAGTCATCAGTGTTTTGGAGTGATTATGGTCTGTTATGTAATGCAGCAGAAATAGTTAGGATCATCTGAAGGGCTTTCATAATGAACCACTGCCTTTTGGGAGTTgagctggtgtcccgtccagggagTACTCTGCTtggcctttcaccctgtgcttccgggagaGACTCCACACTAtcacaaccctgacttggagaaGCACGAAAGCATTCAATAGAGCTTCTTTCACGGTGCGttcactgtatacaagctgGTCGTATTGAACACTCACCTTGTATTGTCTTCCCACATAGTATAGGATGGGTAAGGGTTCGAACACCTGGGGTGCACAGCAAGGCTGGGCCGATGCTCCTGGATTGTGATGCTTATAGAGAGCCAGAATCTGTCAAAGAGAGGTGACAAGGGCTCACCATGGTCTCAGCACTGACAGATTGAAACAAAGCGTCAGTCTTATGACACCCTTTGGACTCTGCATCCATGTGTTTACCGAGGAGGGGAAAGTGCTCGGAGATGAAGGGAGCTGAACGAGGGTGGAACCCAGAAGGGAATCCCAGAAAAGCCACTTTAAATATCCTGGAAGCCCCCAAACTCCAAAGCACTGAGACTCAGCACACAGACgccaaacagacaaataaatcaaGCGAGTCGAGCCGGGTGACCGTCTCTTCATCCCTCGAGTCTGACTCTAAACAGTTCTTAAGACAACAAATCACAACCCTTCCGCTAAAATGCAACCAGATGGAAGTAGCGTTCACTGAGAGCGACTCTGAAAGCTGCACTGGAAAATCCGCCACTTTCCCTATTCTTAAAGCTTCCCAACGCATTCCGAATGGAACAACACCGAAAATATTGCGCACACTCGTGTGCCACTCCTCCGCACTCTTACCTGGGAATATTTGTTTTCGGTGTTCCAGATGTAGGTGCAAGACCCCATGCAATAGTTGGCATAGTAGCCACTAGGTTCATGGATCCATTTCCAGCCCAGATCCTTCCGGAAGTCAATGTACAATCTCCGCACACAGCAGTTCTCTGTTTTCCTAGTAGACAAAAGCGAGAAGGGCTGAAAACAACTATAGGGGCAGAGAGGGTGAACTATACACGGGAGAAATGTACTCAACATTGACACCTTTTTACTTGGTCGACTCCCGTTTTTGTATGTGACCTTGATTTAAACTTGAACGAATACCTTACATCGCGACCACGGTAATCGCAAACACAGCATAGTACTTATTTAAAACAGGAATTCATAGCAAATATGAAACGGTTGACTGAATAAACCGAGTTCGTTCCCTCCGCTACAAATGCGTGAATTCCAGAACATCTCAAGGTGACTGTGGACAAATGTCCAGTGTAATAGTGGAGAAAACAAGGCATTATATGCGTTATGCTCCTCCAGGGGCAACGCCTTTTGTTCCACGAGGGCATGGCATTTGGACAATAACGATCTGGATTTTCTCGAAAGTAGACAGAAAACCCTTTGGCCACTCGAGGACTCACTCTGTGCAGAAGTCGTCCGTGTCGACGGCTCGCTTCCTGCGCGAGCTCATGTGGCTGGCCCGCTCGGCGGGGAGGGACATCACCAGGAGATGGGGCTTCTGCATGAGTTCGGAGAAAATGCCAGTGTCTCCTCTGGTTGTACTCATCCCTGTGGGAGGAGGTCAGGCGACATCCGTCGAGACAAGAGGTTCGCGTCACTTTAAAGAATGAAAACCCGCTTCCCCAAAGAAGAGTCGGTTCCCCCAAATCCCGACGTGTTCGGTGCAGCCTCGTCTAGAGAACGTACGGCGGAGAGCGGCAAATAAAAAGAGGTGATTCAAAGTCCAGTCCACCATGTGACCTCTGGTTCCTCGCACCGTCACGACTATCCATTGTGAAAGAAACACGGATCCTCCACCGTTTAAGACTTGGTTGAAGCCCTAGGGTTCCGAAATGTCTCCTAAGAGGCCTTCATCTCTGGAATCAGTGTCATGCGTCTTCCCTCAGAGGTGCACGTTCTGCACACACCTCGTGCACCTCGTCTACACCCTGATATGAGCTTTCGTGTGGGATCACTTGCTGACACCAGTGTGGCGTCGCATCTCAGACCGAATGAGCCTTGTCCTACCTGAGACGGAGAAGAAGAGCCCCTTTTTGGACTCCCCGCAGGGACAGTGCTCCTTCAGCTGGAACACCTGCTCTTGCTCTGCACAAGGAGACCAAGAGAAGGAGGAGTGATGCTTCACCAATGATGCGGTAACAACACCGCACGGGGACATGGGAACGCTCCCCGAATCCGTGGAATTATCCGCATTTGATGGATATTACAGCACGGACTCCTGGCTCATATCACAGggtctttttacatttacatttatatatttagctcacacttagCTGACAAAATCAGTCACAAcattaagccacttacactgatttatacagacCGGTAACTAAATGgcacagaataaacaaacattaatgAATGCtaattagtcattttaaagGGCCGGTAccatgaaaatattaaagagACGTGATCCTCACTCATATGATCAGAGAAATTACTTGTGAAGTATTTCACAAGATTATTATctatatagatacatatatttagttttttatttagctgatggttttcatcaaggtgacttacaatgatttacccatttatagagcagggtaattttacagtatcagttgtgcaagcaccttgctcaagggtgaaggagcaggaggtgaCCGTAAGGccgtagctctaaccactgccgCCATTATTTGGACTTGATATGAACGCCTGGTCATCCGAGTTCCAGTGGCCTCCCGTGGACCGGAGGTCTAAGGTTTGGCGCAACTCGCGGCCGTGACTCACCTGTGCCCAGCAGCCACTCGCGCAGGGTCTGTGTGACGTCGAAGGACAGCCAGTGGTCGCTCATGGCGTTGGTGATGAAGCGGGTGCCCACGTAACGCTCGCGGTCCCCGAGGCCGCTGTACAGCTCCAGCCTCTGCTCGGCCCCGGGGATGTTGGGGTTCTTGATGAGCAGCCGCAGCTCGGCCATGGACAGCAGCTGCACGTTGACCCCGTTGGCCTGGATCTCGCTCACGTTGAACCACATCATTTCCTTGGTGTTGTTCTGGACTGCGGGGGAGGGCGGGAAGTCAGCTTTGCCCtccgagacacacacacactgagagcgCTCTCCAGGGCGGGTATAACACCCCAGCAGCATGTCTACAGGAGGCACAAGCATCCCTCCAGTCTCCAGAGAGGGCTGACAGGTACCACTAGCAGCGTTAGGAGCGTCAGCCCTGGGAACCTGACCGGATTCTGCAGTGACCGGACAGTCGAGCGCATCgcagtattacattttacacatttacatttatatttcccaCAATCTGAAAAGGTGGGGAAGAGTGGAGGCTAAATTGTTAAAAACAAGATATATTTCAATACGTGAAGTGATTTATTTGAACGAAATATCCAATATTAACATAAACATAGGTATTTTGTTATCAATGCAGATTTGGTGAGGAGATGTCAAAAACGCCGCACCATCTTCCAGCACGACATTGTGATCATAAGCAGCGTTTCTCTCGAGTGCTTCCaaattgtttaaaacaaaaaaaataatgtcagTATTTGGGGATCATCAGTCAATCGATCAATCGGTTACTTACTTGCGCTATTTTACGCAAAGTCTGCAACTATCAATACATAGCATGATTTTTTCGTACTGACAAAATTGAAAGGAATTTCTGTATTCTTTGCTTCAGCTTCCTCCCTCTTATGAAGATAATCAagcagcccctccccccccccccccccccccccccccgcgaccccattaGTGTGGTCATGAGCTGTGCGTATACACCGCGGGTCCCGGGTCCGAAGTCAGACACGGGTGCGAAGCAGCTGAGGGTTTGCAGGAGCGACAAAAGGACAAACGAATAACGGCGGCACAAAGTCCGTCGTCATGGAAACGGCGCTGTTTGGAAAGCACTGGGAGGCTTTGCTCGCTCGCAGTGATGCTCCATGACATTTACCGTATTAACATTACTTACAGTAACTGACCCCTTCAGaaagtgaggtacttacccagaactgacacagtaaaaattacccagctgggtagtACAGTAAAACAGGTCAACATCAACGGGTAGCTTATCGCTGTGAGTCCcctgaagaaaagtatcagcgcagtaaataaattaaacagcagAATATAGTTATAGACTTTGTTCCAGCGGcaccataaataaatatacagtatatccagtATACGTAgtgtacagatgtgtgtgtgtatatatatatgtataaagtccgcatatatacatatatagtgtTTAGTTATATCTTTAAAACTGCAATTTCACCAAGCTCCCCTTTTATATTTAACACCATCACTGGGGGTAAGTGCTTTACTCTAGTAAAAGCTGTCATTATGAAGGAGCTAAATAAATGACGGTAAACGTAGCAGGACTTCGAGTGCGGGTTCGAACTCTGCTTCGGTCCCTCCTAGAGACGCGACGAGGGGACGACGCAGGGCGCTCTGCCAGGGCTCCGACCCCCTGCTCTGACTCGATCCCAGGTTCTCAGGTGCGGCTCTCTGTCTCTGCCTGTCTGAGCCGAAATTACCGCGGGACGTGCGTCAGTAATTACACACCGACAAGGAGACGAGGGAGTTCTTGCGGCCCTGCCACAGTACCGCGGTACAGCCTGTCTGAGCCAACAGGACGCTAAAACAGGAAGGCCAAGCAATgcgacctgggttcgaatcccacctccctaactaccacagtaaaaatgaccttgctgccTAAAGGGGTGAATTGAAGGGCAACAACTCTGCACCCCTGGGGGTGGGTTAACA
Protein-coding sequences here:
- the LOC108924734 gene encoding transforming growth factor beta-1 proprotein-like encodes the protein MMRAGCWTLAAVWLLGAVCRGAGMSTCKPLDLEMVKRKRIEAIRGQILSKLRLAKEPEAGQEGEGGAVPAALLSIYNSTVEFSREQALKAQTVPVQDAEEEEYFAKEVRKFNMKPVQNNTKEMMWFNVSEIQANGVNVQLLSMAELRLLIKNPNIPGAEQRLELYSGLGDRERYVGTRFITNAMSDHWLSFDVTQTLREWLLGTEQEQVFQLKEHCPCGESKKGLFFSVSGMSTTRGDTGIFSELMQKPHLLVMSLPAERASHMSSRRKRAVDTDDFCTEKTENCCVRRLYIDFRKDLGWKWIHEPSGYYANYCMGSCTYIWNTENKYSQILALYKHHNPGASAQPCCAPQVFEPLPILYYVGRQYKVEQLSNMVVKTCKCS